From the Anaeromyxobacter dehalogenans 2CP-1 genome, the window GCGCGACGGGCTGGCCCGGCTCCCGGCGCTGCTGGGCGCCGCGCCGGGCGAGCAGCTCGCCATGGTCTTCGCGCTGGTGGCGCGCGTGGCGCTCCCGGTGCTCCTCGCCGCCGCCGCGCTCGCCGCCGCCGAGCTGGGGCTGGCCCGCTGGCGCTTCGCGCGCAAGCACCGGATGACGAAGGACGAGGCGAAGCGCGAGGTGAAGGAGGACGAAGGCGATCCGCTCGTCCGCGGGCAGCGGCGGCGCCGCCACCGCGAGCTGCTGCGCAACCAGGCGCGCCTGGAGGTGCCGCGCGCGGACGCGCTGGTGGTGAACCCGACCCACGTGGCGGTCGCGCTCCGCTACCGGCGCGACGAGGGACGCGCGCCGCGCGTCACCGCCAAGGGCAAGGGCGAGCTGGCCCGCCAGATGCGGGCGCTGGCGCGCGAGCACGGGGTCCCGGTGGTGCAGGACGTGCCGCTGGCCCGGCTGCTGTACCGCAAGGTGAAGGTGGGCCGGGAGATCCCCGCCCAGACCTACAAGGCCGTGGCCGCCGTGCTCGCGTTCGTGTACCGCGCGGCCGGCCGCCGCGACGGAGGGGCGCGCGCGTGAGCTCGACCTCGAACCCCGGCCCGCCCGCGGGCGGCCGGGCGGAGCTGGCGGTGGCGATCGGGGTGCTCGGCATCCTCGCCATCCTGATCGTCCCGCTCCCGCCGGCGGCGCTCGACGTGTTCCTCGCGCTGTCGATCGGGCTCTCGGTGCTGATGCTGCTCGTCGCGCTGGGCCTCACCCGCGCGGTCGAGTTCTCGGTGTTCCCGTCGCTCCTGCTGCTCGTCACGCTGTTCCGGCTGGCGCTCAACGTCGCGACCACCCGGCTCATCCTCACCGACGGCGGCAAGGGCGCCGGCGCGGCCGGCCACCTCATCGAGACGTTCGGCCGCTTCGCGGTGGGGGGCAGCCTGGTGGTCGGCCTGGTGGTGTTCCTCATCCTGCTCATCGTGAACTTCACGGTGATCACCAAGGGCTCGAACCGCGTGTCCGAGGTGGCGGCGCGCTTCACCCTGGACGCCCTCCCCGGCAAGCAGATGGCCATCGACGCCGACCTCGCCGCCGGCCTGGTGGACGATCGCGAGGCGCGCGGGCGCCGGCAGGCGCTGGAGCGCGAGACCGAGTTCTTCGGCGCCATGGACGGCGCCTCCAAGTTCGTGCGCGGCGACGCGGTGGCCGGCCTCGCCATCACCGGGGTGAACATCGTGGGCGGGCTGCTCGCCGGCCTCCTGCGCGACCACCTGTCCCTGTCCACCGCGGCCGAGACCTACACGCTGCTCACGGTCGGCGACGGGCTCGTGTCGCAGATGCCGGCCCTGCTCGTCTCGACCGCGGCCGGCCTGGTGGTGACCCGCGCCGCCGGCAGCGACCTCGGCACGCAGGTCGCGAGCCAGATGCTGGGCCGGCCGGTCGTGCTCCGCACCACCGCGGGCGTGCTGGTGGCGCTGGGCCTGCTCCCGGGCATGCCGCTCGTCGCGTTCGGCGGGGTGGCCGGGGCGCTGCTGCTCGCCGCGCGCCGGGCCGCGGGCAGGCAGGAGGCGGCCGCCCGCGCGCCGCGCCCCGCCGCCGAGGAGAAGGGCCCGGAGCGGATCCAGGACCTGCTCGCGCTCGACGCGCTCGAGCTGGGCGTGGGCTACGGCCTGGTGCCGCTCATCGACCTCGACAAGGGCGGCGAGCTGCCCGGGCGCGTCACCGCGCTGCGCCGCCAGCTCGCCACCGACCTCGGCATCGTGCTCCCCCCGGTGCACCTGCGCGACGACCTCCGCCTCGACCCCGGCCAGTACCGCGTCCTGCTCCGCGGCGTGGAGCTCGGCCGCGGCCTCGCCCACCCCGAGCGGCTCATGGCGCTCGACCCGAACGGCGGCGACCCGGCGGTGGAGGGCGTGCCGGGCGTGGATCCGGCGTTCGGCCTGCGCGCGGTGTGGATCACCCCGGCCGATCGCCCGCGCGCCGAGGCGCTCGGGCTCACGCTGGTGGACGCCGCCTCGGTGATCACCACGCACCTCTCCGAGCTGCTGCGCCGCAACGCGCACGAGATCGTGGGCCGCCAGGAGGTCCAGGAGCTGCTCGGCGTCCTGGGCCGCGACGCGCCCAAGCTCGTGGAGGACGTGGTCCCGGGCGCGATCTCGCTGGGCGAGCTGGTCCGGGTGGTCCGCGGGCTGCTGCGCGAGGGCGTGTCGGTGCGCGACCTGCGCACGGTGCTGGAGGCCGTCGCCGACGCGGCGCCGCGCTCGAAGGAGCCGGCCTGGCTGGTCGAGGCCGCCCGCCGCCGGCTCTCGCGCCAGCTCACCGCCCGCGCCGCCGGCGCGGACGGCGTGGTGCGCGCGCTCACGCTCGACCGCAGCACCGAGGAGACGCTCCGGGCCACGCTGGGCGCGTCCGACGGCGAGGCGGCGCTCGCGCCGGACGTCGAGACCGCGCGGCGCCTGGTCGCGTCGCTCGAGTCCGGCGCCACGCGCCTGACCGGCGCAGGGCAGCCCGTCGTGCTCCTGGCGCCACCCGACCTTCGCCGGCCGCTGTTCGACTTCGCCAGCCGCTTCGTGCCCGACGTCCAGGTGCTGGCCGCGCGCGAGCTGGCGCCGGGCACCACCGTGGAGCCGGCCGGCACGGTGCAGGCGCAGCCGCAGCTCGCGGCCTGACGGTTGCAGAACCCCGGGCCAGGAGCCACGCCGATGACGCCCACCGTCCGAACCTTCCGCGCCCCCGATCCCACCTCCGCGCTCGCCGCGGTGAAGGCCGCGCTCGGCCCGGAGGCGGTCATCCTCGCCACCCGCACCGTGGACGGCGGCCTGTTCCGGCGCGCCGAGGTGGAGATCACCGCCGCCCTGGAGCCCGCCGGCGCCGCCCCCGCGGCGCGCGCCCGCCGCCCCGCCGCGGCGCCGCCGCGCCCGCCGCCGCTGCCCGCCGCGCCCGCGGCGCCCGCGCGGCCCCCCGACGACCCGCTGCAGGACGAGCTGCGCCGGCTGCGCCGGTCGGTGGAGGAGACCCGCCGCGCGCTCGCCGCCGTGACGCTGGAGGCGCGCGCCGGGCGCGAGCTGCAGCTCCCGCCGGCCGGCGCCGACGCCTACGCGCGGCTGGTGGGCCGCGGGATGGAGCCGGCGCTGGCGGAGGGGCTGGTCCGCTCGGCGCTGGAGCTGGGCGGCGCCGACCCGGGCCGCGCCTGGCGCGCGGTGAAGGACCTGCTGGGCGAGCGGCTGGTGCCGTGCCGTGCCCCGTGGCTCCACGACGGCCGCCGCGTGATCGCCGCGGTGGGCCCCACCGGCGTGGGCAAGACCACCACGCTCGCCAAGGTGGCGGCGCGCGCGCTGCTGGAGACGCGCAAGCGCGTCGCCTTCGTGACGGTGGACACCTACCGGCTCGGCGGCGCCGAGCAGCTCGCGCGCTACGCCGGGATCATGGAGGTCCCGGTGCTGGTGGCGCGCGACCGCGGCGAGCTCGGGCGCGCGCTGGAGCGGCTCTCCGACGTGGACCTCGTGCTGCTGGACACCGCCGGCCACGCGTCGGTGGAGGACGTCGAGCGCCAGGCGGCGCTGGTCCGCTCCGTCCCGCGCGTCCAGCTGCACCTGACCGTCTCCGCGGCGGCCGGCGCGCTGGAGCTCGCGGCGGTCGCCGATCGCTACCGCGCGCTCGCGCCCGATCGCCTGGTGCTGACCAAGCTCGACGAGGCGGCCGGGCCGGGGAGCGTGCTCTCCGCCGCGGTCCGGGTGTGCCGCCCCATCGCCTGCGTGACCAACGGCCAGCGCGTGCCCGAGGACGTGCACGCGCTCGGCGGCGGGGAGCTGGTGGACCTCGTCGCCGGAGAGGATGCCCCGTGAACGATCCCCGTGAGCGCGCCGTCGCCGACCAGGCCCAGGGCCTGCGCGACCGCGTCCCCCCGCGCGACCCCGCCCCGCCGCTGCGCGTGATCGCCGTGACGAGCGGCAAGGGCGGCGTGGGCAAGACCCACATCTCCGCCAACCTGGCGGTGCTCGCCGCGCGCGCCGGGCGCCGCGTGCTGCTGGTGGACGCGGACCTGGGCCTCGCCAACGCCGACATCGTGCTGGGGATCTGCCCAACCCACCACCTCGGCCACCTGCTCGACGGCGCGGCCACCGCCGAGGACGTGCTCACGCAGGGCCCGCGCGGCGTGCGCGTCCTGGGCGCGTCGAGCGGCATCCAGTCGCTCACGCGGCTCTCCGACGCGCAGAAGCTCGCCCTCGTCTCCGCCTTCGAGGCGCTCGACCGGCGCTTCGACCTCGTGCTCGTGGACTGCGGCGCGGGCATCGGGGACAACGTGCTGTTCTTCGCCGGCGCGGCGCAGGAGGCCCTGCTGGTGGTCTCGCCCGAGCCCACCTCGCTCTCGGACGCCTACGCCACCGTGAAGGTCCTGTCGCAGCAGGCCGGCGTGACGCGGTTCGGGGTGGTCGCGAACCAGGCCGCCGACTTCCAGGGGCGGGACGTGTTCCGCCGGCTGACGCAGGTCACCGGCAAGTTCCTCGACGCGCGCCTCGCCTACCTCGGCTCCATCCCGCGCGACGAGGACCTGCCCCGCGCCGGGCGCGTGCAGCAGCCGCTCGTCGAGCTCTACCCGCGGTCCCCCGCCAGCCGCGCGCTCGAGGGGCTCTGCGACGCGATCCTCTCGTCGCCGCCACCGGCCACCCTGCCCGGCGGCGTGAAGCTGTTCTGGCAGCAGCTCCTCCGCGAGCGGCAGCCCGCCGCCTAGGTCCGCCGATGCACGCCGCCCTCGCCGCCCTCGCCCGCTACGGTCCGCCCGCCCCCGAGCCGGACGACGCCCTGCTCCGGCGCCACGCGCCGCTGCTCGATCGCTGCGCCCGCCGCCTCGCCGCCCGCACCGGCCATGCGGTGGAGCCCGGCGATCTCTGGTCCGCCGGCGCCATGGGCTTGCTCGAGGCGGCGCGCCGCTACGACCCGGCGCACGACGTCCGCTTCGAGACCTTCGCCGAGCACCGGGTGCGCGGCGCGATGCTGGACGAGCTGCGGCGGATGGACCACCTGCCGCGGCGCCTCCGCGCGGACGCCGACCGCGTGCTCGCGGCCCGGGCCCGCCTGGAGCAGTCCCTCGGCCGCGAGCCCGACCCGGTGGAGGTGGCCGAGGCGGCGGAGCTCCCCGCCGAGCAGGTGGGGGAGCTGCTCCTGCTCGCGTCGCCGCCCGTGCCGGTCGAGGACGACCTCGCGCCCACCCCCGCCCTGCCCGCGGACGAGGCCCTCGGGGCGGCCGAGCGGCGCCGGGCCCTGGCGCGCATGGTGGCGGCGCTGCCGGAGCGGCTCCAGGTGCTGCTGGCGCTCTACTACGACGAGGCGCTCACCTACCGGGAGATCGCGAAGGTGCTGGGCGTGTCCGAGCCGCGCGTCTGCCAGCTCCACGCGGAGGCCGTGAAGAGGCTCCGCGCGCTCATGTCGGATACGTGACGACATCCGACCACGTTTTCGGGTAGTACGCGGGCCTACATCGGTCCCAAGACATGCGGAACCCCGCGAAACGGGCGGCCGTTCGCGGAAAGCTTTACCGGCTCCGGGCCCGGTGCTGTCGTCTGGGCGATCGCGCCGCCGTTCCGGGATGTCCCCGCAGGCGAGGATGCGCGGTCGAGGCGAGCGCCGGATGCGCCGCCAGGAGCACGCTGAGCCATGCCGTCGTACGACGACCCAGACGAACGATGCGCCCGTCCCACGGGGCGGGCGACCTTCCGTTTCACCTCCCTCGAGCCCGACGACCCCGATCTCGCCCAGGAGCTGCGGGGCTGGATCCTGACCGCCCAGGCCTTCCTGGCCCGCGGGGTCACCCCGCCGACGCGGGCCCGCCTGGAGGACTCGCTGCGCATCGTCGGCGAGCTCTCCCGCGTGCTGGCCGGCGAGGAGGAGGGCGAGGGCGTCACCGAGCAGCGCACCGTCCACGCCGCCGTCCACCGCGGCCGCATCCAGGCCGTCACGTCGCTGTTCGTGTGCCCCGGGGCCGCGTTCGTGGAGCTGCTCGCCACCGCCCCTTGGAACCTGCTCGGCCCGGCCGACCCGCCCGATGCGCGCACCGTGCGCGGCGCGGGCAGCGCGCTGGTCGAGCGGGCGGTGACGCTGTCACGCGGCGCCGGCGCCGGCGGGCGGGTCACGCTGCAGGCCGAGAACCCGCGCGCCTTCGCCGTGTACCAGAAGCTCGGCTTCGAGCGCATGCGCCCGTCCGACGCGCCGCTCGCGCTGGTGCCCCGCGGCAAGGACGGGTTCTCGAAGTCCGTGGTGCGGCTGGCCCGTGGCGCCGCCGGGCCGGAGGAGGCGCGCGCGCCCTGGATGCTGCTCGACCCGGGCCGCGCGGCCGTGCGCGCCCGCGGGGCCGCGCCGCGCGCGCTGCTGTCGCACCTGCCGATCGCCGCCTCGGCGCGCCCGCCCGCGCTCAGGCGCGCCGGTTGAACGCGAGCGTCGCGAGCTCGTCCAGCGCGCGACGCTCCTTCCGCTCCTGCTCCGCCCGCTGCTCCTCGAGCTTCCGCTCGCGGGCGCGGCGGGCGGCCTCCGCCTCGTTCCGCGCGCTCGCCAGCCCGGCCTGGGCGACGCGCTCGCGGCGGAGCGCCTGCGCCACCTCGGCCTCCGCCGCCTCCACCGAGCGCAGCGCCCGCGCGTGCGCGATCTCCTCCACCGCCCACAGCCCGGCCGCCCCCGCCCCGCGCCCGTCGATCCGGGCGCCCGCGCGCGTCGCCTCCAGCCGCTCCGCCGCGCGCGCCACGCCTCCGCGGGCCCGCGCCAGGTCCTCCTGCGCGCGCGCCTCGGAGCGCTCGCGCACCTTCACCAGCCGATCCAGCCGCGTCCG encodes:
- a CDS encoding EscU/YscU/HrcU family type III secretion system export apparatus switch protein codes for the protein MADAEDQENRTEPASAQRLARARDEGQVPLGHDAALAAGLAGAALALGAQARALGGGLSELMRQAAASVDRTPFSSLPALALRPASAALAVCAAAALAGAAATLAQTRGGFWPRLAAPDPSRLLQPGRLLRPLSRDFLLDLALALAKVAALGAAAWTAARDGLARLPALLGAAPGEQLAMVFALVARVALPVLLAAAALAAAELGLARWRFARKHRMTKDEAKREVKEDEGDPLVRGQRRRRHRELLRNQARLEVPRADALVVNPTHVAVALRYRRDEGRAPRVTAKGKGELARQMRALAREHGVPVVQDVPLARLLYRKVKVGREIPAQTYKAVAAVLAFVYRAAGRRDGGARA
- the flhA gene encoding flagellar biosynthesis protein FlhA, with product MSSTSNPGPPAGGRAELAVAIGVLGILAILIVPLPPAALDVFLALSIGLSVLMLLVALGLTRAVEFSVFPSLLLLVTLFRLALNVATTRLILTDGGKGAGAAGHLIETFGRFAVGGSLVVGLVVFLILLIVNFTVITKGSNRVSEVAARFTLDALPGKQMAIDADLAAGLVDDREARGRRQALERETEFFGAMDGASKFVRGDAVAGLAITGVNIVGGLLAGLLRDHLSLSTAAETYTLLTVGDGLVSQMPALLVSTAAGLVVTRAAGSDLGTQVASQMLGRPVVLRTTAGVLVALGLLPGMPLVAFGGVAGALLLAARRAAGRQEAAARAPRPAAEEKGPERIQDLLALDALELGVGYGLVPLIDLDKGGELPGRVTALRRQLATDLGIVLPPVHLRDDLRLDPGQYRVLLRGVELGRGLAHPERLMALDPNGGDPAVEGVPGVDPAFGLRAVWITPADRPRAEALGLTLVDAASVITTHLSELLRRNAHEIVGRQEVQELLGVLGRDAPKLVEDVVPGAISLGELVRVVRGLLREGVSVRDLRTVLEAVADAAPRSKEPAWLVEAARRRLSRQLTARAAGADGVVRALTLDRSTEETLRATLGASDGEAALAPDVETARRLVASLESGATRLTGAGQPVVLLAPPDLRRPLFDFASRFVPDVQVLAARELAPGTTVEPAGTVQAQPQLAA
- a CDS encoding sigma-70 family RNA polymerase sigma factor, producing the protein MHAALAALARYGPPAPEPDDALLRRHAPLLDRCARRLAARTGHAVEPGDLWSAGAMGLLEAARRYDPAHDVRFETFAEHRVRGAMLDELRRMDHLPRRLRADADRVLAARARLEQSLGREPDPVEVAEAAELPAEQVGELLLLASPPVPVEDDLAPTPALPADEALGAAERRRALARMVAALPERLQVLLALYYDEALTYREIAKVLGVSEPRVCQLHAEAVKRLRALMSDT
- a CDS encoding MinD/ParA family protein, translating into MNDPRERAVADQAQGLRDRVPPRDPAPPLRVIAVTSGKGGVGKTHISANLAVLAARAGRRVLLVDADLGLANADIVLGICPTHHLGHLLDGAATAEDVLTQGPRGVRVLGASSGIQSLTRLSDAQKLALVSAFEALDRRFDLVLVDCGAGIGDNVLFFAGAAQEALLVVSPEPTSLSDAYATVKVLSQQAGVTRFGVVANQAADFQGRDVFRRLTQVTGKFLDARLAYLGSIPRDEDLPRAGRVQQPLVELYPRSPASRALEGLCDAILSSPPPATLPGGVKLFWQQLLRERQPAA
- a CDS encoding GNAT family N-acetyltransferase, encoding MPSYDDPDERCARPTGRATFRFTSLEPDDPDLAQELRGWILTAQAFLARGVTPPTRARLEDSLRIVGELSRVLAGEEEGEGVTEQRTVHAAVHRGRIQAVTSLFVCPGAAFVELLATAPWNLLGPADPPDARTVRGAGSALVERAVTLSRGAGAGGRVTLQAENPRAFAVYQKLGFERMRPSDAPLALVPRGKDGFSKSVVRLARGAAGPEEARAPWMLLDPGRAAVRARGAAPRALLSHLPIAASARPPALRRAG
- the flhF gene encoding flagellar biosynthesis protein FlhF; its protein translation is MTPTVRTFRAPDPTSALAAVKAALGPEAVILATRTVDGGLFRRAEVEITAALEPAGAAPAARARRPAAAPPRPPPLPAAPAAPARPPDDPLQDELRRLRRSVEETRRALAAVTLEARAGRELQLPPAGADAYARLVGRGMEPALAEGLVRSALELGGADPGRAWRAVKDLLGERLVPCRAPWLHDGRRVIAAVGPTGVGKTTTLAKVAARALLETRKRVAFVTVDTYRLGGAEQLARYAGIMEVPVLVARDRGELGRALERLSDVDLVLLDTAGHASVEDVERQAALVRSVPRVQLHLTVSAAAGALELAAVADRYRALAPDRLVLTKLDEAAGPGSVLSAAVRVCRPIACVTNGQRVPEDVHALGGGELVDLVAGEDAP